The DNA region AAGCGGCGCTCGTTTTAACAATTATTGCCGTTTCAGCTGGAGCTATTACTTTAACTGCTTGGCTTTTGGCTGGCCGGGAAGTTGCTTTCGCGGTAGCTCGGCTAGTGGCAGTTTTGGTTATTGCCTGTCCTCACGCTTTGGGCCTAGCTGTGCCATTAGTTGCATCAATTTCTACCAATATGGCGGCTTCAAACGGTTTTATCGTAAAGAGGCGTCTGGCTCTTGAAGAAGCTCGCCGAATCCAAGTTGTGCTTTTTGACAAAACCGGGACTTTAACGGAAGGAAGGTTTGGTGTGGATGTAATTTTGTCTGCCGATGGAGTTGAAGAGAATAAAGTTTTGCAAATGGCTGCTTCTGTAAATAAACATTCCGAACACTCAATTGCCAAAGCAATAGTTGAAGAAGCAAAAAAAAGAAATATTGGTCTTGAAGACATAAAAAATTTTGAGCGCCTAGCTGGTAAAGGCGCAAAAGGATTTATCCTCGGAAAAGAAATTTTAGTGGGAAGCGAGGTTTTGGTAAAGGAGAAAAATATTCAAATTAGCGAAGATGTTTATTCAAAAGTTAAAGGGTTAGAAGGGCAAGGTAAAACGGTAATTTTTGCTTTGTCTGGAGATAAACTTTTAGGCGGCATTGCCTTATCGGATGTTATTCGTCCAGAGTCCAAAAAAGCGGTTGAGATGCTCCATAATCAGGGTATTAAGGTTGCAATGGTTACGGGGGACTCGGAAGATGTGGCCTCTTATGTTGCTAAAGAATTGGGGATTGATGAATATTTTGCTCGGGTCTTGCCAGAGCAAAAGGTTGAGAAAGTCAAAGAATTGCAAAATCGTGGTTTGAAAGTGGCGTTTGTGGGCGATGGTGTGAACGACGCTCCGGCTTTAACTCAAGCCGACTTGGGAATTGCGGTCGGTGCAGGCACTAATGTGGCCATTGAATCGGCTGGCATAATTTTAGCTAAAAATGATCCACAAGACATTTCGAAAATAATCAGGCTTTCAAAGCTAACTTACAATAAAATGATTCAGAATCTTTTCTGGGCAACGGGTTACAACATTATCGCTTTGCCTTTGGCAGCCGGAGCGCTGATGTTTTACGGGGTGCCGCCGGTGGAGCCGGCAGTGGCCGCAATTTTTATGTCGGCCTCAACTGTTATCGTGGCAGTAAATGCAATGTTTTTAAGAAGTAGGTCATTGAATTAAAAATTAAAATAAACTAATTTATGAAAAAAATATTTTTTATTTTTACTACCCTTGTTGTGTTTGCCGGAATATTATTTTTTTGGCAAAGTTCCCCAGATGTTGTTCAAATAAGTTTAGCCGGAGAAAAGGTAGAAGTTTTTAAAACACCCGAGTGTGGTTGTTGCGGAGTCTATGTCAACTATCTTTCCAGAAGCGGAGTAGAAGTGGAAGCAAAAAATGTTTCTAATTTTGAGTTGGGAAAAATGAAAGAGGAATACGGAATTCCGCAAAGTTTATCAAGTTGCCACACTTCATTTGTGGCCGGCTATGCGATTGAAGGTCATATTCC from Candidatus Paceibacterota bacterium includes:
- a CDS encoding DUF411 domain-containing protein; the encoded protein is MKKIFFIFTTLVVFAGILFFWQSSPDVVQISLAGEKVEVFKTPECGCCGVYVNYLSRSGVEVEAKNVSNFELGKMKEEYGIPQSLSSCHTSFVAGYAIEGHIPLEVIEKLLTEKPDIKGIALPGMPSGTPGMPGPKTEDWVIYATSNDGEIYEFIKI
- a CDS encoding heavy metal translocating P-type ATPase, with the protein product MSETIKNFYTCPMHPEIQKDGPGMCPECGMNLVKSRKSKVESKDAASHDKHQGHKTESFLRKFWVALILTIPLVAYSELPELFFGKGLPYFPGLEYLILVLGSIVFFYGGWVFLTGAFRELRARLPGMMTLIALAISAAYLWSIYAIFAGEHPLFWELGTLVTIMLLGHWLEMKAVKKARGALKELAKLIPDTAELILRTSDVNISTSQVLNLNKGGFKTKIISILELRVGDVVLVKPGARVPADGKVIRGQSELDESIVTGESKLVSKKAGDEVIAGTINSDGSLEVEVTKIGEETFLAGIMRLVAEAESSKSRLQILSDKAALVLTIIAVSAGAITLTAWLLAGREVAFAVARLVAVLVIACPHALGLAVPLVASISTNMAASNGFIVKRRLALEEARRIQVVLFDKTGTLTEGRFGVDVILSADGVEENKVLQMAASVNKHSEHSIAKAIVEEAKKRNIGLEDIKNFERLAGKGAKGFILGKEILVGSEVLVKEKNIQISEDVYSKVKGLEGQGKTVIFALSGDKLLGGIALSDVIRPESKKAVEMLHNQGIKVAMVTGDSEDVASYVAKELGIDEYFARVLPEQKVEKVKELQNRGLKVAFVGDGVNDAPALTQADLGIAVGAGTNVAIESAGIILAKNDPQDISKIIRLSKLTYNKMIQNLFWATGYNIIALPLAAGALMFYGVPPVEPAVAAIFMSASTVIVAVNAMFLRSRSLN